One region of Equus caballus isolate H_3958 breed thoroughbred chromosome 23, TB-T2T, whole genome shotgun sequence genomic DNA includes:
- the LRRC19 gene encoding leucine-rich repeat-containing protein 19 translates to MKTMCIMILFWPLSVLLSDESQTSQTEVKCNFTEKNYSLIPADINENVTILDLSYNQITLNVTDTSVLQTYFLLTELYLMENNVAILDNNSFSNLSNLEILNICRNSIHVIQQGAFTGLNKLKQLHLCQNKILQLNPDIFVPLKNLKLLNLQGNLLSYFDVPQLFHLELIILYGNPWNCSCSLLNLQNWLNTSNVTLDNENITMCSYPDILNCYNIKTVPYKGECYSQFPSFVSEDLYIHLQSISNSTFNCSLNNLTTTEHEPLGKSWAFLVGVVVTALMTSLLIFMAIKCPIWYNILLSYNHHRLEEHEAEIHEDGFTGNPSSLSQIPDTNSEGCAGTFEQLHSFAVDDDGFIEDKYIDTHELCEEN, encoded by the exons gaagTCAAATGTAATTTCACTGAAAAGAATTATTCTTTGATTCCAGCGGATATCAATGAAAACGTTACTATTCTTGATCTCAGTTATAATCAAATTACTCTGAATGTTACAGACACGAGTGTTCTACAGACTTATTTTTTACTCACTGAGCTCTATTTGATGGAGAACAATGTTGCTATCTTAGATAATAATAGTTTTAGTAACCTCTCCaatctagaaattttaaatatctgtagAAATTCCATCCACGTAATTCAACAGGGTGCATTTACAGGCTTAAATAAACTAAAACAGTTACATCtctgccaaaacaaaatattacaacTGAATCCTGATATATTTGTGCCTCTAAAAAACCTGAAACTTCTGAATCTGCAAGGCAATTTGTTAAGCTATTTTGATGTACCACAACTGTTTCATCtggaattaataattttatatggaAATCCATGGAACTGCTCTTGTAGTCTCTTGAATTTGCAGAACTGGTTGAACACCTCGAATGTGACACTAG ATAATGAGAACATCACCATGTGTAGCTACCCAGATATCCTGAATTGCTACAATATCAAAACAGTTCCTTACAAGGGTGAATGCTACTCACAATTTCCTTCATTTGTATCTGAAGATCTTTATATCCATCTTCAGTCCATTAGCAACTCAACATTTAATTGCTCTTTGAACAACTTAACAACAACAG AACATGAACCTCTTGGAAAAAGCTGGGCCTTTCTTGTTGGTGTTGTGGTCACTGCACTGATGACTTCACTCCTCATTTTTATGGCTATCAAATGCCCAATATGGTACAATATTCTGCTTAGCTACAATCATCATCGCCTGGAAGAGCATGAAGCCGAAATCCATGAAGACGGTTTTACTGGAAATCCAAGTTCTCTTTCACAGATACCAGATACAAACTCTGAAGGCTGTGCAGGAACATTTGAACAACTACATTCATTTGCGGTAGATGATGATGGGTTTATTGAAGACAAATATATAGACACTCATGAGTTATGTGAAGAAAactaa